A part of Candidatus Rokuibacteriota bacterium genomic DNA contains:
- a CDS encoding methyltransferase domain-containing protein, giving the protein MGPLRQLLARHRGERLRLLDVGCGRADIPRALVTWARRTGIDLYVVGVDQDSEVIHHAAAASRGFPEIHIVQADAVRLPFRPGSFDYVFSSMLLHYFALDEAVALLRAWGALASRAVLVSDVERHWFPCLAIPILAKILKSDLFREGSRRTVLRGFTPEEMAWLADQAGLARPRVRRYFPFRLALVGWRDDLSPGGLPPHQS; this is encoded by the coding sequence GTGGGCCCGCTGCGGCAACTACTCGCGCGCCACCGGGGTGAGCGTCTCCGCCTTTTGGACGTGGGCTGCGGGAGAGCGGACATCCCCCGCGCCCTGGTGACGTGGGCCCGGCGAACCGGCATCGACCTCTACGTCGTCGGCGTGGACCAGGATTCTGAGGTGATCCACCATGCGGCTGCCGCGAGCCGTGGCTTTCCCGAGATCCACATTGTCCAGGCCGACGCGGTGCGGCTCCCATTCCGTCCGGGCAGCTTCGATTATGTCTTTTCGTCCATGCTCCTCCACTACTTCGCGTTGGACGAGGCCGTGGCCCTCCTCCGCGCGTGGGGAGCGCTGGCGTCCCGCGCCGTCCTCGTGAGCGATGTCGAACGCCACTGGTTCCCCTGCCTGGCCATCCCGATCCTCGCCAAGATCTTGAAGAGCGACCTGTTCCGGGAGGGATCGCGGCGGACAGTCCTGCGCGGGTTCACGCCTGAGGAGATGGCCTGGCTGGCGGATCAAGCTGGGTTGGCCCGTCCGCGCGTACGGCGGTACTTCCCGTTTCGCCTGGCCTTGGTTGGGTGGCGCGATGATCTCAGTCCAGGCGGGCTTCCTCCTCACCAGTCCTGA
- a CDS encoding VWA domain-containing protein, with the protein MIKDLSFSNPSAMWLIPLLLLLLGLALVEMRRRQAFLKAFGELPLVSQFSGLGPEWPRRLRPLFLSLALIGVAAALARPVSATKSGENDRRLPDIVLLLDVSRSMGAEDYAPKISRLGKAKAMIFEALPGLAGTRVGIVTFAGAAFQQAPLTADHTALKFILTNWVFLESAPPGGSDIAQGIRSAVRFFESRQGERVVLLFSDGGHDHPEDLRLAVGEARSKGIRIFAFGLGGPVASKIPQYDSNAGFSGWLTLNGEVVTTRLDEGMMKEIAAGTKGAYSRVISGRELQETLTRLKIRAHSPAEARNLFQWPLGAALVLLFVERVSAGLTGWRFSSAFRRKTAVAASH; encoded by the coding sequence ATGATCAAGGATCTCAGCTTCTCTAATCCATCGGCGATGTGGTTGATTCCGCTGCTCCTCCTCCTCTTGGGACTGGCGCTCGTAGAGATGCGGAGACGGCAGGCCTTTTTGAAGGCCTTCGGCGAACTGCCTCTGGTGAGCCAGTTTTCCGGTCTCGGGCCCGAGTGGCCCCGACGGCTCCGGCCTCTCTTCCTTTCCCTAGCACTCATCGGGGTTGCCGCAGCTCTCGCCAGGCCGGTATCGGCGACCAAATCGGGGGAAAACGACCGAAGGCTCCCGGACATCGTGCTGCTCCTCGATGTGTCGCGGAGCATGGGCGCAGAGGACTACGCACCGAAGATCTCCCGTCTCGGCAAGGCGAAGGCGATGATCTTCGAGGCGCTCCCCGGTCTGGCTGGAACGAGGGTGGGCATCGTCACCTTCGCGGGGGCGGCGTTCCAGCAGGCTCCCCTGACGGCGGACCATACGGCCTTGAAATTCATCCTGACCAACTGGGTCTTCCTCGAATCGGCTCCGCCGGGAGGGTCGGACATTGCTCAAGGGATCAGGAGCGCCGTCCGATTCTTCGAGAGTCGGCAGGGAGAACGGGTTGTCCTCCTGTTCTCCGACGGAGGACACGACCATCCGGAGGATCTTCGCTTGGCTGTGGGGGAGGCCCGCTCGAAGGGGATCAGGATCTTCGCCTTCGGCTTGGGAGGTCCTGTGGCATCGAAGATACCGCAATACGACAGCAACGCCGGGTTTTCGGGGTGGCTGACGTTGAACGGCGAGGTCGTCACGACGAGGCTCGATGAGGGCATGATGAAAGAGATCGCGGCCGGGACCAAGGGAGCCTATTCCAGAGTCATCTCCGGCCGAGAGCTGCAAGAGACGCTCACACGGCTGAAGATCCGCGCGCACTCCCCAGCCGAGGCCAGGAACCTCTTCCAGTGGCCACTCGGCGCCGCCCTTGTTCTCCTCTTCGTGGAGCGGGTCAGCGCGGGGCTGACAGGTTGGAGGTTCTCCAGCGCGTTCAGAAGGAAGACGGCTGTTGCGGCCTCACACTGA
- a CDS encoding pantoate--beta-alanine ligase, which translates to MAEVLSTIPECRAEIRKVRSRGLTAGLVPTMGALHEGHLSLVRQSQVDCDLTVVSIFVNPLQFGPNEDFAAYPRDLHADVRLLRDMEHRPVLIFAPSGTEMYPPKPLTFVVQAELGDHLCGPFRPGHFRGVLTVVLKLFEIVQPDHAYFGKKDYQQWRMIERMASDLSLPVDVIGMPTVREPDDLAMSSRNRYLSAEERKKALCLYHALVAGRDSVRNGETKAARISEVMMQTVGRTEGVRVDYLSVVDPQTLQPVENIEGRVLLAGAVRLGRSRLIDNLEVE; encoded by the coding sequence ATGGCCGAAGTTCTGTCGACCATTCCCGAGTGCCGCGCTGAGATCAGGAAGGTTCGCTCCCGAGGTCTGACCGCGGGTTTGGTGCCCACCATGGGCGCCCTTCACGAAGGGCATCTCAGCCTCGTTCGGCAATCGCAGGTCGACTGTGACCTCACCGTCGTGAGCATCTTTGTCAATCCCCTCCAGTTCGGGCCCAACGAAGATTTCGCGGCCTATCCTCGCGATCTCCATGCGGACGTGCGGCTTTTGCGAGATATGGAGCACCGTCCGGTCCTTATCTTTGCGCCGTCGGGGACGGAGATGTACCCGCCAAAACCGCTCACCTTCGTGGTTCAGGCAGAGCTTGGCGATCATTTGTGCGGCCCGTTTCGTCCCGGTCACTTCCGGGGGGTCCTAACGGTGGTGCTCAAGCTGTTCGAGATCGTTCAACCGGATCACGCGTATTTTGGAAAGAAGGATTATCAGCAGTGGCGCATGATCGAGCGGATGGCGTCCGATCTCAGTCTGCCCGTGGACGTGATCGGCATGCCCACCGTGCGCGAACCGGACGATTTGGCAATGAGTTCACGGAACCGGTACCTTTCAGCTGAAGAGCGGAAGAAAGCGCTTTGCCTCTATCACGCGCTCGTGGCCGGCCGAGACTCTGTCCGGAATGGGGAGACGAAGGCGGCGCGGATCTCCGAGGTGATGATGCAGACAGTAGGGAGGACCGAAGGGGTGCGGGTCGATTACTTGTCCGTAGTGGACCCTCAGACCCTCCAACCGGTTGAGAACATCGAGGGACGAGTCCTGCTCGCCGGCGCCGTTCGATTGGGTCGCAGTCGGCTCATCGATAATTTGGAGGTTGAGTAG
- a CDS encoding tetratricopeptide repeat protein, translating into MNWLRLRTAIAVGLLAAGTTSVFLGWYQKRGYVDLVAAGARATEEAKFDNRDFERAGGNLLASRDLIAYNRGVRASAAGQFAVAARYFQEAISRSRSPALRAKAHYNLGNVFAVQGKVREAAEMFREALRLDPSDWDAKSNLETLYTRVQISEEEGTNASLKQAQDLGRAGDEMGQGSSVSGKAGI; encoded by the coding sequence ATGAACTGGCTTCGGCTTCGGACCGCCATCGCGGTGGGCCTGCTCGCGGCCGGAACAACCTCGGTCTTTCTCGGTTGGTATCAGAAACGCGGATATGTCGATCTGGTGGCCGCTGGCGCGAGGGCGACCGAGGAAGCGAAATTCGACAACCGCGACTTCGAGCGTGCGGGGGGAAACCTCCTCGCCTCCAGGGACCTCATCGCCTATAACCGAGGGGTGAGAGCCTCCGCGGCCGGGCAGTTTGCAGTGGCAGCGCGTTATTTCCAGGAAGCTATTTCCCGGAGCCGATCCCCGGCTCTCCGGGCAAAAGCTCACTACAACCTGGGCAATGTGTTTGCCGTGCAAGGGAAAGTCCGAGAGGCAGCGGAGATGTTCCGGGAGGCGCTCCGCCTTGACCCGTCGGACTGGGACGCCAAATCGAACCTCGAGACGCTTTACACCCGAGTCCAGATCTCGGAGGAAGAGGGAACCAATGCCTCTCTGAAACAGGCTCAAGACCTGGGGAGAGCCGGAGACGAGATGGGTCAGGGCAGCTCTGTGTCCGGAAAGGCCGGCATCTAG
- a CDS encoding MMPL family transporter, with protein MSPFSRTGRLLHHLVCVSARRPILTVVFSLTLAAVALLYTVHALTFQTSNLRLLPPGQRYATLFAEYVQDFGELNDIVIAVEAQSPEEAKAYAARLVRELKKSPLKFKRVTYRIDPKHFEGQALLYLSVPELAEIRDRIFDHQQFIEAYAAHPTLDELLEGINRQLAASFLSHFFDLGLQDSGPGDLRFLDELLVQLGSRIDGPAPYHSPWGTIFSFGAAEEADSGYFLSDDKRLLFMLVEQTREEGNFTDNGERIEVIRAAIARLRDEFPRVQAGVTGSPALSNDEMITAFRDSRVATLLAFALTLGLVLLMFWRVGKPLLMLAALAVSLAWSLGIITLTVGHLTIFSVMFISLMVGIGIDYGIYFLFRYEEEILLGRNLREALELTAARSGPGILLGALTAAGTFAVLMFTEFRGIQEFGFVSGTAIVMAFVSMLTFFPALLVLVDRRHASRPRGSVPRPHELERVRVPALEWLTRYPKTILLAAGLLTTFALWGARTVGFDYNLLNLQAKGTESVRWEKKILADAGRSGFTALATAETLDELRRKHEAFDRLASVSEVDSVLRLIPERPVEKIRIIRDFAPLVAPVRLGIATTLDLNQVRETLKTLKRRFDLAVAEAGPEGPGKQIGSLRSRVGTILEKLDGEDPEIIRSSLNQFQAQLYKDFAKKVHDFQRNLQPRPVTIGNVPEELRRKFIGKSGRFLLRIHPNVDIWERDGAERFVTEVRSVDRDVTGSPVITYEAIRFMEKAYFQGAIYAFILVSALAALMLRRLRETALALTPLLLGTLWAVGLMQVFGLEFNLANVWALPLIIGTAAEYGLNVVVRYMEGRAQDGPLLARSTVMAVTLNGLTTIGGFGSLMVAQHQGIWSLGLLLTLGATTSLVSSLIVLPALIRLLDRAAIHEARAIAASAA; from the coding sequence ATGAGCCCGTTCTCCCGGACCGGTCGGCTCCTCCATCACCTGGTTTGCGTGTCCGCGAGGCGCCCGATCCTGACAGTTGTCTTCTCGCTGACGCTGGCCGCCGTCGCGCTCCTGTACACCGTCCACGCGCTCACATTCCAAACGTCGAACCTCCGCCTCCTCCCTCCGGGGCAGCGCTACGCCACGCTGTTCGCCGAGTACGTCCAGGATTTTGGCGAGCTGAACGACATCGTCATCGCGGTCGAGGCGCAGAGCCCCGAAGAAGCCAAGGCCTACGCCGCCCGCCTGGTGCGCGAGCTGAAGAAAAGCCCCCTGAAGTTCAAGCGGGTGACGTACCGCATCGATCCCAAGCACTTCGAGGGGCAAGCCCTCCTCTACCTGTCCGTACCCGAGCTGGCTGAGATTCGCGACAGGATCTTCGACCACCAGCAGTTCATTGAGGCCTACGCCGCCCACCCCACGCTGGACGAGCTCCTCGAGGGGATCAACCGGCAGCTCGCGGCGAGCTTCCTGTCGCACTTCTTCGACCTGGGGCTCCAAGATAGCGGGCCGGGGGACCTCCGCTTCCTCGACGAGCTGCTCGTCCAGCTCGGGAGCCGCATAGACGGCCCCGCCCCTTACCATTCCCCCTGGGGCACGATCTTCTCCTTTGGCGCGGCCGAGGAAGCCGACTCGGGCTATTTCCTCTCCGACGACAAGCGCCTTCTGTTCATGCTCGTGGAGCAGACGAGGGAGGAGGGGAACTTTACGGACAACGGGGAGAGGATCGAGGTCATCCGAGCCGCGATCGCCCGCCTTCGCGACGAGTTTCCACGCGTCCAGGCCGGCGTCACGGGGTCGCCGGCCCTCTCGAACGACGAGATGATTACCGCCTTCCGCGACAGCAGAGTCGCCACGCTCCTGGCCTTCGCCCTCACTCTCGGCCTGGTGCTCCTCATGTTCTGGCGGGTAGGCAAGCCGTTGCTGATGCTGGCCGCCCTGGCCGTGAGCCTGGCCTGGTCGCTCGGGATCATCACGCTGACGGTTGGCCACCTGACCATCTTCTCGGTGATGTTCATCTCCCTGATGGTGGGGATCGGGATCGACTACGGCATCTACTTCCTGTTTCGCTACGAGGAGGAAATCCTGCTGGGGCGGAACCTCCGGGAGGCGCTCGAGCTGACTGCCGCGCGCAGCGGGCCGGGGATCCTCCTGGGCGCGCTCACCGCCGCCGGAACATTCGCCGTGCTGATGTTCACCGAGTTCCGGGGGATCCAGGAGTTCGGCTTCGTCTCCGGCACGGCCATCGTGATGGCGTTCGTGAGCATGCTGACTTTCTTCCCCGCTCTCCTGGTGCTGGTGGATCGACGCCACGCCAGCCGACCGCGGGGGAGCGTGCCCCGCCCCCACGAGCTGGAAAGGGTCCGCGTGCCGGCGCTCGAATGGCTCACGCGCTACCCCAAGACGATCCTGCTGGCAGCAGGGCTGCTGACCACCTTCGCGCTCTGGGGAGCCCGCACCGTGGGCTTTGACTATAACCTCTTGAACCTCCAGGCCAAAGGCACCGAGTCCGTACGCTGGGAGAAGAAAATTCTGGCCGATGCGGGCCGATCCGGATTCACCGCCCTGGCCACCGCGGAGACTCTCGATGAGCTTCGCCGGAAGCACGAGGCGTTCGACCGGCTTGCTTCGGTCTCCGAGGTGGACAGCGTGCTGAGGCTGATCCCCGAGCGCCCGGTTGAGAAGATCCGGATCATCCGGGACTTCGCCCCGCTCGTGGCTCCGGTGCGGCTCGGGATCGCCACGACGCTGGACCTGAACCAGGTCCGCGAGACACTCAAGACCCTCAAACGGCGCTTCGACCTGGCGGTCGCCGAGGCGGGACCTGAAGGCCCCGGGAAACAGATCGGGTCACTGCGATCCCGGGTCGGCACTATCCTTGAGAAGCTCGACGGCGAGGATCCCGAGATCATCCGCTCGTCGCTGAACCAGTTCCAGGCTCAGCTCTACAAGGACTTCGCCAAGAAGGTCCACGACTTCCAGCGGAACCTGCAGCCGCGGCCGGTCACGATCGGGAACGTGCCCGAGGAGCTGAGGCGGAAGTTCATCGGCAAGAGTGGGCGCTTCCTGCTTCGGATCCACCCCAATGTGGATATCTGGGAGCGCGATGGCGCTGAGCGATTCGTAACGGAAGTCCGGTCGGTGGATCGCGACGTGACCGGATCTCCCGTGATCACGTACGAGGCGATCCGGTTCATGGAGAAGGCCTACTTCCAGGGCGCCATCTACGCCTTCATCCTGGTCTCGGCCTTGGCGGCGTTGATGCTCCGGCGCCTCCGGGAGACCGCCCTGGCGCTCACGCCACTCCTGCTGGGCACCCTCTGGGCGGTGGGATTGATGCAGGTCTTCGGCCTGGAGTTCAACCTGGCCAACGTCTGGGCGCTCCCGCTCATCATCGGGACGGCGGCCGAGTACGGGCTGAACGTGGTCGTCCGCTACATGGAGGGGCGGGCCCAGGATGGCCCGCTGCTGGCTCGGAGCACGGTGATGGCGGTCACCCTCAACGGCCTGACGACCATCGGCGGGTTCGGGAGCCTCATGGTAGCCCAGCACCAGGGGATCTGGAGCCTCGGGCTCCTGCTCACCCTCGGAGCGACCACGAGTCTGGTCTCCTCCCTCATCGTGCTGCCGGCGCTGATCCGCCTCCTCGACCGGGCGGCCATCCATGAGGCCCGCGCCATCGCCGCGTCAGCAGCCTGA
- a CDS encoding YXWGXW repeat-containing protein, which translates to MKRASIGLALILAVALGSLALPGAAWAWGGHAFHGGPHASVHHGHGGAFIGHGHPFIHHNFGIHHRPHFTHHGFTHHSVPVHPVPEPLWVPGFWHWNGFGWVWVPGYWIR; encoded by the coding sequence ATGAAACGAGCCAGCATCGGTCTCGCGCTCATCCTTGCGGTCGCACTCGGCTCCTTGGCCCTGCCAGGAGCGGCCTGGGCATGGGGCGGCCATGCCTTTCATGGCGGTCCTCACGCGAGCGTTCACCACGGCCATGGGGGTGCCTTCATAGGGCATGGGCATCCTTTCATCCACCACAACTTCGGAATCCATCACCGTCCTCACTTCACTCACCACGGGTTCACGCACCACTCCGTGCCGGTGCACCCGGTTCCCGAGCCGCTGTGGGTCCCGGGTTTCTGGCACTGGAACGGCTTTGGGTGGGTCTGGGTGCCCGGCTACTGGATCAGGTAA
- a CDS encoding VWA domain-containing protein produces MGLGICLLLVALARPQWGQAVEKERFQARDIILAIDLSGSMADDLRAGGGRKIDLAKEAALAFVERRRGDRIGLLVFGNETYGSWPLSSDLEIIREKIRELRPDLGGTDLAKPLEHALTHFQQLGQSNAKAIILVTDGEAPVPTPLRQEIQAKLTAIGIHLYLLGIDLGESADILDLVSRSGGRVWNVNRAAEFWSRFQEIDRLEPSLVVVEKRLIHRDLYAGFTLGGLACLTLAIVGATLAPRIP; encoded by the coding sequence ATGGGACTTGGGATCTGCCTCCTGCTGGTGGCCCTCGCGCGCCCCCAGTGGGGCCAAGCCGTCGAGAAGGAACGATTCCAGGCGCGGGACATCATCCTGGCCATCGACCTCTCCGGCAGCATGGCGGACGACCTCCGGGCCGGAGGCGGCAGGAAGATCGACCTCGCTAAAGAGGCCGCGCTAGCGTTTGTCGAACGGCGGCGGGGAGATCGGATTGGCCTGTTGGTCTTTGGTAACGAGACGTACGGAAGCTGGCCCCTGAGCAGCGACCTCGAGATCATTCGGGAGAAGATCCGCGAGCTGCGCCCAGACCTGGGTGGGACCGATCTGGCCAAACCGTTAGAGCACGCGTTGACACATTTCCAGCAACTCGGCCAGTCCAACGCCAAGGCGATCATCCTCGTGACGGATGGCGAAGCTCCCGTTCCCACCCCCCTCCGGCAGGAGATCCAGGCGAAGTTGACCGCCATAGGAATCCATCTCTATCTCCTGGGGATTGATCTCGGAGAGTCCGCTGACATCCTCGATCTCGTGAGCCGTAGCGGCGGGCGCGTCTGGAATGTCAACAGGGCTGCAGAGTTTTGGAGCCGGTTCCAGGAGATTGACCGGCTCGAGCCATCCCTCGTGGTGGTCGAGAAGCGGCTCATCCATCGGGACCTCTACGCCGGGTTCACGCTCGGAGGGCTGGCGTGCCTGACATTGGCCATCGTTGGAGCAACACTGGCTCCACGAATTCCCTGA
- a CDS encoding DUF58 domain-containing protein — protein MNDLLRKLARVDFYIRWYVSQVGAGRRPSRFRGAGLEFEKITRYDLGEDPRWINWKATARTGAMRVLKNTLIEERQLQVFLVVDLSGSMDFGTERAPKRRVAAEIAAALAHVAWRMGDSVGYLGHASKVEDYWPPRHSPEYRLLIPAAILGSAAGSSGSASFSTVLERLPRKRSLLFALSDFQEDLAVLEPAVRTAARYHDLVPVIIDDPRERSLPEGTGFIQMRDLETGAHRSIWLNRKSREAWMERLSRRDEELTAVFRRAGVDAMRVNPTIDPLNEIARLFLRRRRMAPCGSG, from the coding sequence ATGAACGACCTTCTGAGAAAGCTCGCCCGTGTGGATTTCTATATCCGCTGGTACGTGTCCCAGGTCGGCGCGGGGAGACGGCCGAGCCGCTTTCGAGGCGCCGGCCTCGAGTTTGAGAAGATCACCCGCTATGACCTGGGGGAAGATCCGCGCTGGATCAACTGGAAGGCCACCGCCCGGACCGGCGCGATGCGAGTCCTCAAGAACACCCTGATCGAAGAGCGGCAGCTCCAGGTTTTCCTTGTTGTCGACCTCAGCGGCTCCATGGACTTCGGGACGGAGCGAGCTCCGAAGCGGAGGGTGGCGGCCGAAATTGCGGCAGCGCTGGCTCACGTCGCCTGGCGCATGGGCGATTCGGTTGGCTACCTCGGCCATGCCTCGAAGGTGGAGGATTACTGGCCGCCTCGGCACTCGCCGGAGTACCGACTCCTGATCCCGGCCGCCATTTTAGGAAGTGCGGCCGGCTCCAGTGGAAGCGCCAGTTTTTCCACGGTGCTCGAGCGGTTGCCCAGAAAGCGGTCACTTCTCTTCGCGCTCTCCGATTTCCAGGAGGATCTCGCCGTGCTTGAGCCTGCGGTGAGGACGGCGGCCCGCTACCATGATCTCGTTCCGGTCATCATCGACGACCCGCGAGAGCGATCGCTCCCTGAGGGAACCGGGTTCATTCAGATGCGGGACCTCGAGACAGGAGCCCATCGGAGCATCTGGCTGAATCGAAAGAGCCGCGAGGCCTGGATGGAGCGGCTGAGCAGACGCGATGAGGAGCTGACCGCCGTCTTCCGGCGGGCGGGAGTCGATGCCATGCGAGTGAACCCCACCATCGATCCGCTGAACGAGATCGCCAGGCTCTTCCTCCGTCGGCGGAGGATGGCTCCATGCGGAAGTGGCTGA
- a CDS encoding VacJ family lipoprotein, translated as MPYQVSRWLRRMVTVGVAVVIANFVSVSGSSGETTVGDTDGVTALEAAQLAGLESRSGARARAPVSAEIVEDGFIEEYDPWEPFNETMFSFNRELDRVVLKPVAKGWDKVLPDPLQLSLGRAFDNLGMPRRLVNNLFQVKITGAGRELARFVLNSTIGIAGLFDVAKGLGIEESDEDTGQTLGVYGVGPGPYLVLPLLPPLTVRDGIGFAADAALDPFNYVVFPGAALTSIGVGKRVNDRALNLELFETVEETSLDLYSAARNAYLQRRQKAIEE; from the coding sequence GTGCCGTACCAAGTCAGCCGATGGCTACGACGCATGGTGACCGTAGGCGTCGCGGTGGTAATCGCCAATTTTGTCTCGGTGTCGGGTTCAAGCGGGGAGACGACCGTCGGAGACACGGACGGGGTGACGGCTCTGGAGGCTGCTCAGCTGGCGGGCTTGGAGTCCCGCTCGGGCGCCAGAGCGCGCGCGCCGGTCTCCGCCGAGATTGTGGAGGACGGATTTATCGAGGAGTACGACCCGTGGGAGCCCTTTAACGAGACCATGTTTTCCTTCAACCGGGAGCTCGACCGGGTCGTCCTGAAGCCGGTGGCAAAGGGGTGGGACAAAGTCCTCCCCGACCCCCTCCAGCTGAGCCTCGGCAGGGCCTTCGACAACCTGGGCATGCCCCGCCGTCTGGTGAATAACCTTTTCCAGGTCAAGATCACCGGGGCGGGCCGGGAGCTCGCCCGCTTTGTGCTGAACAGCACCATTGGCATTGCCGGTCTCTTCGACGTGGCCAAGGGGCTTGGTATCGAAGAGAGCGATGAAGACACCGGCCAGACCCTGGGCGTCTACGGGGTGGGCCCGGGGCCCTACCTGGTCCTGCCCTTGTTGCCCCCTCTCACGGTCCGCGACGGGATCGGGTTCGCGGCTGATGCCGCGCTCGATCCGTTCAACTACGTCGTCTTTCCCGGTGCCGCGCTGACGAGCATAGGGGTTGGGAAGCGCGTCAATGACCGGGCGCTGAACCTGGAGCTCTTCGAGACCGTCGAGGAGACCAGCCTCGACCTCTACAGCGCGGCGCGGAACGCGTATCTCCAACGGCGCCAAAAGGCGATCGAGGAATAG
- a CDS encoding MoxR family ATPase: protein MKPDALERVHQAIDEVEKVVVGQRGLIRQVFVALLSDGHVLLEGAPGLAKTLLASAVGQAIGGTFRRIQMVPDMMPSDIVGTYLYVNGRFEVEKGPIIGPTLVLVDEINRAPAKTQAALLQAMQERQVTIMGKETFGLGDPFIVLATQNPVEQEGTYPLPEAQLDRFLFKLLVSYPTREAELRILENAYLDQRDRLEGIRAVLKPGDLVDLREEIKKSVKVERPAQFYITDLCRATRDPRGYRLKELEGKIKMGASPRAMLALRDAARVQAFFNGRYSVHPEDIQEIAMEVLRHRIILEYGAEAERFTAEEAIRQILAHVRVP from the coding sequence ATGAAACCGGATGCCCTGGAGCGGGTCCATCAGGCGATCGACGAGGTCGAAAAGGTCGTCGTCGGCCAGCGGGGCCTGATCCGACAGGTGTTCGTCGCGCTGCTCTCGGACGGACACGTGCTGCTCGAAGGCGCCCCTGGCTTGGCCAAGACGCTTCTCGCGTCCGCCGTAGGGCAAGCCATCGGAGGGACATTCCGGAGGATCCAGATGGTCCCAGACATGATGCCGAGCGACATTGTCGGGACCTACCTCTACGTCAACGGCCGGTTTGAAGTCGAGAAAGGACCGATCATCGGCCCAACCCTGGTCCTCGTGGACGAAATCAATCGTGCGCCTGCCAAGACCCAGGCCGCGCTGCTCCAGGCGATGCAGGAGCGGCAGGTGACGATCATGGGAAAGGAAACCTTCGGGCTGGGAGACCCGTTCATCGTCCTGGCGACCCAGAACCCCGTCGAACAGGAAGGGACGTATCCGCTTCCCGAGGCCCAGCTCGATCGCTTTCTCTTCAAGCTCCTGGTCTCATACCCCACCCGGGAGGCGGAGCTGCGAATCCTCGAGAACGCCTATCTCGATCAACGGGACCGCCTCGAGGGGATCCGCGCCGTTCTCAAGCCAGGAGATCTTGTCGACCTCAGGGAAGAGATCAAGAAATCGGTGAAGGTCGAGAGGCCGGCCCAGTTCTACATCACGGACCTCTGCCGGGCCACCCGAGACCCCCGCGGGTACCGGCTCAAGGAGCTGGAGGGGAAGATCAAGATGGGGGCATCACCCCGGGCCATGCTGGCCTTGCGGGACGCCGCCAGGGTCCAGGCCTTCTTCAACGGCCGCTACTCGGTCCACCCGGAGGACATCCAGGAGATCGCCATGGAAGTGCTCCGGCACCGGATCATCCTGGAGTACGGGGCGGAGGCAGAGAGGTTCACCGCCGAGGAGGCGATCCGGCAGATCCTCGCCCACGTCCGAGTGCCATGA